A genomic region of Devosia ginsengisoli contains the following coding sequences:
- the rocF gene encoding arginase, with the protein MNQPDAQAIDLFGIPSDAGASCRGSGMGPEALRVAGLVETLATLGHVVTDRGDITGSDRARTPWRLSDERNAEVLDIARQSSAEALASLDAGRLPAFVGGDHSLSMGTISGVARHCASVGKPLFVLWVDAHGDFNTPATSETGNIHGMPLALLCGEPDFGPDYEGEWRGLVDPRHVTIFGARSIDRPERQLLERRGVDVIDMRRIDEMGVVALMREVLARVEAVGGHLHVSLDVDAIDPAIAPGAGTPVAGGLTFREAHLVMEMIHDSGAMGSLDVVELNPYLDHAGMSARLLVDLTASLFGRQIMPRQVVRISETATSIKGG; encoded by the coding sequence ATGAACCAGCCTGACGCCCAAGCCATCGACCTGTTCGGCATTCCCAGCGATGCCGGCGCCTCCTGCCGCGGCAGCGGCATGGGGCCGGAGGCGCTGCGGGTGGCCGGGCTGGTCGAAACGCTGGCGACGCTGGGCCATGTGGTGACCGATCGCGGCGACATCACCGGGAGTGACCGGGCGAGGACGCCGTGGCGGCTGTCGGATGAGCGCAACGCCGAAGTGCTGGATATCGCGCGGCAGAGCAGCGCAGAGGCGCTGGCGAGCCTGGACGCGGGGCGGCTGCCGGCCTTTGTCGGCGGCGATCATTCGCTTTCCATGGGCACGATTTCGGGCGTGGCGCGGCATTGCGCTTCTGTGGGCAAGCCGCTCTTCGTGCTGTGGGTGGATGCCCATGGCGATTTCAACACGCCCGCCACGTCAGAGACCGGCAATATTCACGGCATGCCGCTGGCTCTGCTGTGCGGCGAACCGGATTTCGGGCCGGACTATGAGGGCGAATGGCGCGGGCTGGTCGATCCGCGCCATGTGACGATTTTCGGGGCAAGGTCCATCGACCGGCCGGAGCGGCAATTGCTGGAGCGGCGCGGGGTCGACGTGATCGACATGCGCCGCATCGACGAAATGGGCGTGGTAGCGCTGATGCGCGAGGTGCTGGCGCGGGTGGAAGCCGTGGGCGGACACCTGCATGTGAGCCTCGATGTCGATGCCATCGACCCGGCCATTGCGCCGGGTGCGGGCACGCCAGTGGCGGGCGGGCTGACCTTCCGCGAGGCGCATCTGGTGATGGAAATGATCCATGACAGCGGCGCCATGGGTTCGCTCGATGTGGTGGAGCTCAACCCCTATCTCGACCATGCCGGCATGAGCGCGCGGCTCCTGGTCGACCTCACGGCGAGCCTGTTCGGCCGCCAGATCATGCCGCGCCAGGTGGTGCGGATCAGCGAGACTGCAACCAGCATAAAGGGAGGCTGA
- a CDS encoding ornithine cyclodeaminase: MRRLVRSTGTKAFLTQLADYVRHDFSRWTEFEKSARVASHSREGVIELMPTSDGQLYSFKYVNGHPNNPKTGKLTVTAFGVLADVASGYPLVISEMTLLTALRTAATSAFAAGLLARKDSRVMALVGAGAQSEFQALAFQALLGIEEIRVHDPDVLAVDKFMANAAGFGMTLVRCTDVAEAVAGADIVTVCTAVKGRQAVIEAGMLRPGTHINAIGGDCPGKTELHRDILDLGKYFTEFTPQTRVEGEIQQAAADYPVAELWEVLAGVKDGRTGDADVTVFDSVGFAIEDFSALRLVYDLTAGKRRMVDLVPELDDPKNLYGELVGAAHPKLVEPA; encoded by the coding sequence ATGAGGAGGCTAGTCCGGTCCACCGGCACAAAGGCCTTTCTCACCCAACTGGCCGACTATGTCAGGCACGACTTTTCGCGCTGGACGGAATTCGAGAAATCCGCCCGCGTGGCCAGCCATTCACGCGAGGGCGTGATCGAGCTGATGCCCACATCCGACGGGCAGCTCTACAGCTTCAAATATGTCAACGGACACCCCAACAATCCCAAAACCGGTAAGCTGACCGTTACCGCTTTCGGTGTGCTGGCCGATGTGGCCAGCGGCTATCCGCTGGTTATCAGCGAGATGACGCTGCTGACGGCTTTGCGGACCGCCGCGACCTCGGCTTTTGCGGCCGGCCTGTTGGCGCGCAAGGACAGCCGGGTGATGGCGCTGGTGGGCGCGGGAGCGCAGTCCGAATTCCAGGCGCTGGCTTTCCAGGCATTGCTCGGCATCGAGGAGATCCGGGTCCATGACCCCGATGTTCTGGCGGTCGACAAGTTCATGGCCAATGCGGCTGGATTCGGTATGACACTGGTGCGTTGCACCGATGTGGCGGAGGCGGTTGCTGGCGCCGATATCGTTACGGTCTGCACGGCGGTCAAAGGGCGGCAGGCGGTGATTGAGGCGGGCATGCTGCGGCCCGGCACGCATATCAACGCGATTGGCGGGGATTGCCCGGGCAAGACGGAGCTGCATCGGGACATTCTCGATTTGGGCAAGTATTTCACCGAATTCACGCCGCAGACGCGGGTGGAAGGGGAAATCCAGCAGGCGGCGGCGGACTATCCGGTGGCCGAATTGTGGGAAGTACTGGCCGGGGTGAAAGACGGCCGGACCGGTGATGCGGACGTTACGGTTTTCGACTCGGTGGGCTTTGCCATTGAGGATTTTTCGGCGCTGCGGCTGGTCTATGACCTGACGGCGGGCAAAAGGCGGATGGTCGATCTGGTGCCGGAGCTGGATGACCCGAAGAACCTTTATGGGGAGCTGGTGGGTGCGGCTCACCCGAAGCTTGTCGAACCCGCCTAA